A genome region from Triplophysa rosa linkage group LG24, Trosa_1v2, whole genome shotgun sequence includes the following:
- the stk38l gene encoding serine/threonine-protein kinase 38-like — protein sequence MAMTGGMAAPLPMSNHTRERVTVAKLTLEHFYSTLLTQHEEREMRQKKLEKVMDEEGLPDEEKSMRRSLHARKETEFLRLKRTRLGLDDFESLKVIGRGAFGEVRLVQKKDTGHIYAMKILRKADMLEKEQVAHIRAERDILVEADGAWVVKMFYSFQDKRNLYLIMEFLPGGDMMTLLMKKDTLSEEATQFYIAETILAIDSIHQLGFIHRDIKPDNLLLDSRGHVKLSDFGLCTGLKKAHRTEFYRNLTHNPPSDFSFQNMNSKRKAETWKKNRRQLAYSTVGTPDYIAPEVFIQTGYNKLCDWWSLGVIMYEMLIGYPPFCSETPQETYRKVMNWRETLIFPPEVPISERSKDLILRFSTDAENRIGSGSVDEIKSHLFFESVDWEHIRERPAAISIDIKSIDDTSNFDDFPESDILQPVTNVTEPDFKSKDWVFLNYTYKRFEGLTQRGTIPTYMKAGKA from the exons ATGGCCATGACGGGAGGCATGGCAGCGCCACTCCCAATGAGCAACCACACGCGAGAGAGGGTCACGGTGGCCAAACTCACGCTGGAGCACTTCTACAGCACCCTGCTCACCCAGCACGAGGAGAGGGAGATGAG GCAGAAGAAGCTGGAGAAGGTGATGGATGAGGAGGGTTTACCTGACGAAGAG AAGAGTATGAGGCGCTCTCTGCATGCTCGTAAGGAGACTGAGTTTCTGAGGCTCAAAAGGACCCGTCTGGGCCTAGATGATTTTGAGTCTCTCAAAGTGATCGGTAGAGGAGCATTTGGAGAG GTGCGCCTGGTTCAGAAAAAGGACACGGGTCACATTTACGCCATGAAGATCCTCAGGAAAGCAGATATGTTGGAGAAAGAGCAA GTGGCACATATCCGGGCTGAAAGAGATATCCTGGTAGAGGCTGATGGTGCCTGGGTAGTAAAGATGTTCTACAGTTTCCAGGATAAACGCAATCTTTATCTCATCATGGAGTTCCTGCCTGGAG gaGATATGATGACTCTGCTGATGAAGAAAGACACTCTATCTGAAGAGGCGACACAGTTTTACATTGCAGAAACCATCCTGGCCATCGACTCCATTCACCAGCTGGGCTTCATTCACAGAGACATCAAACCTGACAACCTGCTCCTTGATTCACGG GGGCATGTCAAACTGTCTGACTTCGGCCTCTGCACTGGCTTGAAAAAGGCCCATCGGACCGAGTTTTACCGGAACCTCACGCACAATCCCCCTAGTGACTTTT CGTTTCAAAACATGAACTCAAAACGGAAGGCAGAAACATGGAAGAAGAACCGAAGGCAGCTG GCTTATTCAACCGTGGGAACGCCGGACTACATCGCCCCTGAGGTCTTCATACAGACGGGCTACAACAAGCTGTGTGATTGGTGGTCTCTTGGAGTGATAATGTACGAGATGCTAATAG GCTACCCACCCTTCTGTTCCGAGACGCCACAGGAAACCTACAGGAAAGTCATGAACTGGCGAGAAACGCTGATCTTCCCTCCCGAAGTTCCCATTTCTGAGAGATCCAAAGACCTGATTCTTAG GTTCTCCACAGATGCTGAAAACAGGATTGGATCGGGAAGTGTGGATGAAATAAAATCTCACCTTTTCTTTGAATCTGTGGACTGGGAGCACATCAG agaacGACCTGCTGCTATTTCCATTGACATCAAGAGCATTGATGACACGTCTAACTTTGATGACTTTCCAGAGTCAGACATTCTACAGCCAG TGACAAATGTAACCGAACCAGACTTCAAGTCCAAGGATTGGGTTTTCCTCAACTACACCTACAAGCGGTTTGAGGGACTGACTCAGCGCGGAACCATCCCAACCTACATGAAGGCGGGAAAGGCATGA
- the gsap gene encoding gamma-secretase-activating protein isoform X3: MFNASHRDTPNKQHKSPEGCGLQSQSADVDQYHITLTRQEGYRVVMLNPERLGRDRVAEEFNWVQWDSDTQRLFYLTSREKHTLKCVQFYPERNFETVFELPLEMPSLSSVASVRFVNFGYDHYEELNGEDGLRLEVFTDAVGTMCVCYSHPVRWNKDATYTIAFVHRGCSKTFTASLEKGSAPANEPRVHPIFIHLGYYIAVYLAGHFLHLINCRHQDLLCYSLFLSGADGDIEALGSGCEVISVSGRRLLDVRSGRMYTMELNHDFVLELLSSDRPEAQRLAALHCLLVYLQPNPVIELKIINWITENVMSFDAFDQIQEFILASLYRMSYQQCVSLDKVLPYSCVIEKKELPVALTAIPEVKCTPELLCQPLIKGKAKSLHGYWEELHHVLDRMRYFEAVPGPRFRTALIKEDWTKYQAAMQNQEKKKSLRYNRNIEENTKKVLSMVDTWRLDRRVVPLFQEEDQQQRAQVGLMVDKLREHLNRHLPRLGKKKIDLLVVNYAAKLLELVWHLLELMWQKLELGPWVLCLKQQGSSEEWAMFHMMFRILEATKGLCFPLPPGYSTLLSVLGVRCLPRHTFLQYVDHGLLQLTEPFVSRLMTDLDNSDANEQLKFSILKRLPECMEKVRQQWDHPITSACISREYVRTLLEKYPENRDSISLDHGKTCFHPEFLPLNYLAKILADREEQALNPFEEEENVDARFVEETALKQTLIKLGFEVK, from the exons ATGTTTAACGCTTCTCATAGAGATACACccaataaacaacacaaaagtCCTGAAGGCTGTGGACTGCAGAGTCAAAGTGCAG ACGTTGACCAGTATCACATAACTCTGACAAGGCAGGAGGGCTACAGAGTG GTGATGCTGAACCCTGAGCGTCTGGGCAGAGACCGAGTGGCAGAGGAATTTAACTGGGTCCAGTGGGATTCGGACACACAAAGACTGTTCTACCTCACTTCACGG GAGAAACACACACTGAAGTGCGTGCAGTTCTACCCAGAGCGCAACTTTGAGACTGTG TTTGAGCTTCCACTGGAGATGCCCAGCCTTTCTTCTGTCGCTTCTGTGCG GTTTGTTAACTTCGGGTACGATCATTATGAGGAGTTGAATGGAGAGGACGGTCTGAGGTTAGAGGTGTTTACTGATGCAGTAG GAACCATGTGTGTGTGCTACAGCCACCCGGTGCGCTGGAATAAAGACGCCACGTACACTATCGCATTTGTGCACAGAG GCTGCAGTAAGACGTTCACAGCATCTCTAGAGAAAGGCTCTGCACCCGCAAATGAGCCAAGGGTCCATCCCATCTTCATTCATCTGG GTTATTATATAGCGGTATACCTGGCGGGTCATTTCCTTCATCTGATCAACTGCAGACATCAAGATCTTCTCTGCTACAGTCTGTTCCTGTCAG GGGCTGATGGAGATATTGAAGCTCTGGGTTCGGGCTGTGAGGTCATAAGCGTATCTGGCAGGAGACTGCTTGATGTCAGGTCTGGCAGGATGTACACCATGGAGCTGAACCACGACTTTGTGCTTGAGCTCCTCAGCTCGGACAGGCCTGAAGCCCAGCGGCTCGCTGCCCTGCACTGCCTGCTGGTCTACCTTCAGCCAAATCCTGTAATAGAGCTGAAG ATTATAAACTGGATCACTGAAAATGTCATGAGCTTTGATGCTTTCGATCAGATTCAGGAATTCATTCTAG CTTCCCTGTACAGAATGAGCTACCAGCAGTGTGTGAGCCTAGATAAAGTGTTGCCGTACTCCTGCGTGATTGAGAAGAAG gaGCTGCCCGTGGCTCTGACTGCCATCCCTGAAGTGAAATGCACTCCTGAATTGCTCTGTCAACCACTAATCAAAGGGAAG GCTAAGAGCTTGCATGGGTACTGGGAAGAGCTACATCACGTTCTGGACAGGATGCGATATTTCGAGGCTGTACCAGGCCCGCGTTTCAGAACCGCTTTAATTAAAGAGGACTGGACCAAATATCAGGCAGCAATG caGAACCAGGAAAAAAAGAAATCCCTCCGCTATAATCGGAACATCGAGGAGAACACCAAGAA AGTTCTATCCATGGTGGACACCTGGCGTTTGG ACAGGCGTGTGGTTCCACTGTTTCAGGAGGAAGACCAACAGCAAAGGGCACAGGTGGGCCTG ATGGTTGACAAGCTCCGAGAACACTTGAACAGGCACTTACCACGACTGGGGAAAAAAAAGATTGATTTGCTGGTGGTGAACTACGCTGCTAAACTg ctgGAACTGGTCTGGCACTTGTTGGAATTGATGTGGCAGAAGCTTGAGTTGGGTCCCTGGGTGCTTTGCCT TAAACAACAGGGCAGTTCAGAGGAGTGGGCGATGTTCCATATGATGTTTCGCATTCTGGAAGCCACTAAAGGGCTCTGTTTCCCCCTCCCTCCAG GTTATTCAACTCTGTTGAGTGTGCTTGGAGTCCGCTGTCTCCCACGGCACACTTTTCTCCAGTATGTGGATCATGGCCTTTTGCAGCTCACTGAACCGTTTGTTTCACGCCTCATGACGG ATCTGGATAACAGCGATGCCAATGAGCAGCTGAAGTTCAGCATTCTAAAGAGACTTCCTGAG TGTATGGAGAAAGTGAGACAGCAGTGGGATCACCCCATCACCTCCGCGTGCATCTCCAGAGAATACGTCAGAACGCTACTGGAAAAGTATCCAGAGAACAGG GACTCTATATCGCTGGACCATGGCAAGACGTGCTTCCATCCTGAGTTTCTGCCTCTGAACTACCTCGCCAAAATTCTTGCGGACAGAGAGGAACAAG CGCTGAACCCTTTTGAAGAAGAGGAGAATGTGGACGCCAGGTTTGTGGAAGAGACGGCCTTGAAGCAGACACTGATCAAGCTTGGCTTcgaagtgaaataa
- the gsap gene encoding gamma-secretase-activating protein isoform X2, which yields MLRLNPTFDTQKDVVSSVLAKEETVRGNIGVLEPRILNVERDGGVLYSWRGASGTTRIGKYDPHKTENKLLYTFDKQVCVSSCSLNKEETLLAVSLSQTTQEGGRLKPVSKCLTLLIEIHPINNTKVLKAVDCRVKVQFLYPKTCRTTVMESHILLVAEDGYVDQYHITLTRQEGYRVVMLNPERLGRDRVAEEFNWVQWDSDTQRLFYLTSREKHTLKCVQFYPERNFETVFELPLEMPSLSSVASVRFVNFGYDHYEELNGEDGLRLEVFTDAVGTMCVCYSHPVRWNKDATYTIAFVHRGCSKTFTASLEKGSAPANEPRVHPIFIHLGYYIAVYLAGHFLHLINCRHQDLLCYSLFLSGADGDIEALGSGCEVISVSGRRLLDVRSGRMYTMELNHDFVLELLSSDRPEAQRLAALHCLLVYLQPNPVIELKIINWITENVMSFDAFDQIQEFILASLYRMSYQQCVSLDKVLPYSCVIEKKELPVALTAIPEVKCTPELLCQPLIKGKAKSLHGYWEELHHVLDRMRYFEAVPGPRFRTALIKEDWTKYQAAMQNQEKKKSLRYNRNIEENTKKVLSMVDTWRLDRRVVPLFQEEDQQQRAQMVDKLREHLNRHLPRLGKKKIDLLVVNYAAKLLELVWHLLELMWQKLELGPWVLCLKQQGSSEEWAMFHMMFRILEATKGLCFPLPPGYSTLLSVLGVRCLPRHTFLQYVDHGLLQLTEPFVSRLMTDLDNSDANEQLKFSILKRLPECMEKVRQQWDHPITSACISREYVRTLLEKYPENRDSISLDHGKTCFHPEFLPLNYLAKILADREEQALNPFEEEENVDARFVEETALKQTLIKLGFEVK from the exons ATGTTGAGATTAAACCCCACTTTCGATACCCAAAAAGATGTCGTGTCAAGCGTCTTGGCGAAGGAGGAAACTGTCAGAGGGAATATAG GTGTTCTTGAACCTCGCATTCTGAACGTGGAAAGAGATGGAGGTGTGCTGTACTCATGGAGA GGGGCATCAGGGACTACAAGAATTGGGAAATATGATCCgcacaagacagaaaataaG CTTCTCTACACATTTGACAAGCAGGTGTGTGTCAGCAGTTGCTCTTTAAACAAAGAAGAAACACTTCTGG CTGTCAGTCTGTCACAAACCACGCAGGAAGGAGGCCGACTTAAACCAG TGTCAAAATGTTTAACGCTTCTCATAGAGATACACccaataaacaacacaaaagtCCTGAAGGCTGTGGACTGCAGAGTCAAAGTGCAG TTTCTTTATCCCAAGACATGCAGGACTACTGTGATGGAGAGTCATATACTGTTGGTGGCAGAGGATGGCT ACGTTGACCAGTATCACATAACTCTGACAAGGCAGGAGGGCTACAGAGTG GTGATGCTGAACCCTGAGCGTCTGGGCAGAGACCGAGTGGCAGAGGAATTTAACTGGGTCCAGTGGGATTCGGACACACAAAGACTGTTCTACCTCACTTCACGG GAGAAACACACACTGAAGTGCGTGCAGTTCTACCCAGAGCGCAACTTTGAGACTGTG TTTGAGCTTCCACTGGAGATGCCCAGCCTTTCTTCTGTCGCTTCTGTGCG GTTTGTTAACTTCGGGTACGATCATTATGAGGAGTTGAATGGAGAGGACGGTCTGAGGTTAGAGGTGTTTACTGATGCAGTAG GAACCATGTGTGTGTGCTACAGCCACCCGGTGCGCTGGAATAAAGACGCCACGTACACTATCGCATTTGTGCACAGAG GCTGCAGTAAGACGTTCACAGCATCTCTAGAGAAAGGCTCTGCACCCGCAAATGAGCCAAGGGTCCATCCCATCTTCATTCATCTGG GTTATTATATAGCGGTATACCTGGCGGGTCATTTCCTTCATCTGATCAACTGCAGACATCAAGATCTTCTCTGCTACAGTCTGTTCCTGTCAG GGGCTGATGGAGATATTGAAGCTCTGGGTTCGGGCTGTGAGGTCATAAGCGTATCTGGCAGGAGACTGCTTGATGTCAGGTCTGGCAGGATGTACACCATGGAGCTGAACCACGACTTTGTGCTTGAGCTCCTCAGCTCGGACAGGCCTGAAGCCCAGCGGCTCGCTGCCCTGCACTGCCTGCTGGTCTACCTTCAGCCAAATCCTGTAATAGAGCTGAAG ATTATAAACTGGATCACTGAAAATGTCATGAGCTTTGATGCTTTCGATCAGATTCAGGAATTCATTCTAG CTTCCCTGTACAGAATGAGCTACCAGCAGTGTGTGAGCCTAGATAAAGTGTTGCCGTACTCCTGCGTGATTGAGAAGAAG gaGCTGCCCGTGGCTCTGACTGCCATCCCTGAAGTGAAATGCACTCCTGAATTGCTCTGTCAACCACTAATCAAAGGGAAG GCTAAGAGCTTGCATGGGTACTGGGAAGAGCTACATCACGTTCTGGACAGGATGCGATATTTCGAGGCTGTACCAGGCCCGCGTTTCAGAACCGCTTTAATTAAAGAGGACTGGACCAAATATCAGGCAGCAATG caGAACCAGGAAAAAAAGAAATCCCTCCGCTATAATCGGAACATCGAGGAGAACACCAAGAA AGTTCTATCCATGGTGGACACCTGGCGTTTGG ACAGGCGTGTGGTTCCACTGTTTCAGGAGGAAGACCAACAGCAAAGGGCACAG ATGGTTGACAAGCTCCGAGAACACTTGAACAGGCACTTACCACGACTGGGGAAAAAAAAGATTGATTTGCTGGTGGTGAACTACGCTGCTAAACTg ctgGAACTGGTCTGGCACTTGTTGGAATTGATGTGGCAGAAGCTTGAGTTGGGTCCCTGGGTGCTTTGCCT TAAACAACAGGGCAGTTCAGAGGAGTGGGCGATGTTCCATATGATGTTTCGCATTCTGGAAGCCACTAAAGGGCTCTGTTTCCCCCTCCCTCCAG GTTATTCAACTCTGTTGAGTGTGCTTGGAGTCCGCTGTCTCCCACGGCACACTTTTCTCCAGTATGTGGATCATGGCCTTTTGCAGCTCACTGAACCGTTTGTTTCACGCCTCATGACGG ATCTGGATAACAGCGATGCCAATGAGCAGCTGAAGTTCAGCATTCTAAAGAGACTTCCTGAG TGTATGGAGAAAGTGAGACAGCAGTGGGATCACCCCATCACCTCCGCGTGCATCTCCAGAGAATACGTCAGAACGCTACTGGAAAAGTATCCAGAGAACAGG GACTCTATATCGCTGGACCATGGCAAGACGTGCTTCCATCCTGAGTTTCTGCCTCTGAACTACCTCGCCAAAATTCTTGCGGACAGAGAGGAACAAG CGCTGAACCCTTTTGAAGAAGAGGAGAATGTGGACGCCAGGTTTGTGGAAGAGACGGCCTTGAAGCAGACACTGATCAAGCTTGGCTTcgaagtgaaataa
- the gsap gene encoding gamma-secretase-activating protein isoform X1: MLRLNPTFDTQKDVVSSVLAKEETVRGNIGVLEPRILNVERDGGVLYSWRGASGTTRIGKYDPHKTENKLLYTFDKQVCVSSCSLNKEETLLAVSLSQTTQEGGRLKPVSKCLTLLIEIHPINNTKVLKAVDCRVKVQFLYPKTCRTTVMESHILLVAEDGYVDQYHITLTRQEGYRVVMLNPERLGRDRVAEEFNWVQWDSDTQRLFYLTSREKHTLKCVQFYPERNFETVFELPLEMPSLSSVASVRFVNFGYDHYEELNGEDGLRLEVFTDAVGTMCVCYSHPVRWNKDATYTIAFVHRGCSKTFTASLEKGSAPANEPRVHPIFIHLGYYIAVYLAGHFLHLINCRHQDLLCYSLFLSGADGDIEALGSGCEVISVSGRRLLDVRSGRMYTMELNHDFVLELLSSDRPEAQRLAALHCLLVYLQPNPVIELKIINWITENVMSFDAFDQIQEFILASLYRMSYQQCVSLDKVLPYSCVIEKKELPVALTAIPEVKCTPELLCQPLIKGKAKSLHGYWEELHHVLDRMRYFEAVPGPRFRTALIKEDWTKYQAAMQNQEKKKSLRYNRNIEENTKKVLSMVDTWRLDRRVVPLFQEEDQQQRAQVGLMVDKLREHLNRHLPRLGKKKIDLLVVNYAAKLLELVWHLLELMWQKLELGPWVLCLKQQGSSEEWAMFHMMFRILEATKGLCFPLPPGYSTLLSVLGVRCLPRHTFLQYVDHGLLQLTEPFVSRLMTDLDNSDANEQLKFSILKRLPECMEKVRQQWDHPITSACISREYVRTLLEKYPENRDSISLDHGKTCFHPEFLPLNYLAKILADREEQALNPFEEEENVDARFVEETALKQTLIKLGFEVK; this comes from the exons ATGTTGAGATTAAACCCCACTTTCGATACCCAAAAAGATGTCGTGTCAAGCGTCTTGGCGAAGGAGGAAACTGTCAGAGGGAATATAG GTGTTCTTGAACCTCGCATTCTGAACGTGGAAAGAGATGGAGGTGTGCTGTACTCATGGAGA GGGGCATCAGGGACTACAAGAATTGGGAAATATGATCCgcacaagacagaaaataaG CTTCTCTACACATTTGACAAGCAGGTGTGTGTCAGCAGTTGCTCTTTAAACAAAGAAGAAACACTTCTGG CTGTCAGTCTGTCACAAACCACGCAGGAAGGAGGCCGACTTAAACCAG TGTCAAAATGTTTAACGCTTCTCATAGAGATACACccaataaacaacacaaaagtCCTGAAGGCTGTGGACTGCAGAGTCAAAGTGCAG TTTCTTTATCCCAAGACATGCAGGACTACTGTGATGGAGAGTCATATACTGTTGGTGGCAGAGGATGGCT ACGTTGACCAGTATCACATAACTCTGACAAGGCAGGAGGGCTACAGAGTG GTGATGCTGAACCCTGAGCGTCTGGGCAGAGACCGAGTGGCAGAGGAATTTAACTGGGTCCAGTGGGATTCGGACACACAAAGACTGTTCTACCTCACTTCACGG GAGAAACACACACTGAAGTGCGTGCAGTTCTACCCAGAGCGCAACTTTGAGACTGTG TTTGAGCTTCCACTGGAGATGCCCAGCCTTTCTTCTGTCGCTTCTGTGCG GTTTGTTAACTTCGGGTACGATCATTATGAGGAGTTGAATGGAGAGGACGGTCTGAGGTTAGAGGTGTTTACTGATGCAGTAG GAACCATGTGTGTGTGCTACAGCCACCCGGTGCGCTGGAATAAAGACGCCACGTACACTATCGCATTTGTGCACAGAG GCTGCAGTAAGACGTTCACAGCATCTCTAGAGAAAGGCTCTGCACCCGCAAATGAGCCAAGGGTCCATCCCATCTTCATTCATCTGG GTTATTATATAGCGGTATACCTGGCGGGTCATTTCCTTCATCTGATCAACTGCAGACATCAAGATCTTCTCTGCTACAGTCTGTTCCTGTCAG GGGCTGATGGAGATATTGAAGCTCTGGGTTCGGGCTGTGAGGTCATAAGCGTATCTGGCAGGAGACTGCTTGATGTCAGGTCTGGCAGGATGTACACCATGGAGCTGAACCACGACTTTGTGCTTGAGCTCCTCAGCTCGGACAGGCCTGAAGCCCAGCGGCTCGCTGCCCTGCACTGCCTGCTGGTCTACCTTCAGCCAAATCCTGTAATAGAGCTGAAG ATTATAAACTGGATCACTGAAAATGTCATGAGCTTTGATGCTTTCGATCAGATTCAGGAATTCATTCTAG CTTCCCTGTACAGAATGAGCTACCAGCAGTGTGTGAGCCTAGATAAAGTGTTGCCGTACTCCTGCGTGATTGAGAAGAAG gaGCTGCCCGTGGCTCTGACTGCCATCCCTGAAGTGAAATGCACTCCTGAATTGCTCTGTCAACCACTAATCAAAGGGAAG GCTAAGAGCTTGCATGGGTACTGGGAAGAGCTACATCACGTTCTGGACAGGATGCGATATTTCGAGGCTGTACCAGGCCCGCGTTTCAGAACCGCTTTAATTAAAGAGGACTGGACCAAATATCAGGCAGCAATG caGAACCAGGAAAAAAAGAAATCCCTCCGCTATAATCGGAACATCGAGGAGAACACCAAGAA AGTTCTATCCATGGTGGACACCTGGCGTTTGG ACAGGCGTGTGGTTCCACTGTTTCAGGAGGAAGACCAACAGCAAAGGGCACAGGTGGGCCTG ATGGTTGACAAGCTCCGAGAACACTTGAACAGGCACTTACCACGACTGGGGAAAAAAAAGATTGATTTGCTGGTGGTGAACTACGCTGCTAAACTg ctgGAACTGGTCTGGCACTTGTTGGAATTGATGTGGCAGAAGCTTGAGTTGGGTCCCTGGGTGCTTTGCCT TAAACAACAGGGCAGTTCAGAGGAGTGGGCGATGTTCCATATGATGTTTCGCATTCTGGAAGCCACTAAAGGGCTCTGTTTCCCCCTCCCTCCAG GTTATTCAACTCTGTTGAGTGTGCTTGGAGTCCGCTGTCTCCCACGGCACACTTTTCTCCAGTATGTGGATCATGGCCTTTTGCAGCTCACTGAACCGTTTGTTTCACGCCTCATGACGG ATCTGGATAACAGCGATGCCAATGAGCAGCTGAAGTTCAGCATTCTAAAGAGACTTCCTGAG TGTATGGAGAAAGTGAGACAGCAGTGGGATCACCCCATCACCTCCGCGTGCATCTCCAGAGAATACGTCAGAACGCTACTGGAAAAGTATCCAGAGAACAGG GACTCTATATCGCTGGACCATGGCAAGACGTGCTTCCATCCTGAGTTTCTGCCTCTGAACTACCTCGCCAAAATTCTTGCGGACAGAGAGGAACAAG CGCTGAACCCTTTTGAAGAAGAGGAGAATGTGGACGCCAGGTTTGTGGAAGAGACGGCCTTGAAGCAGACACTGATCAAGCTTGGCTTcgaagtgaaataa